The sequence GCCGCGCCAGGAGGTGTAGTCGATGTTCTTGGGGCCCGCGCCGTTACTCATCGGGATGAAATAGACCCGGCCCCGGCTGTCCTCCACCGGGTGGTTGTGGATCTTGGAGGACATGCGGATGCCCTTGCCGCGCTCGCCCAGGAAAGTTGCGATGTCGGCGATCATGCGGTTTTTGTCCGTGGCGGGGTCGTACTGGTAGAAATGAGCGCTGCCGCCCTCATCGCACAGCCCGGTGTAGACCCGGCCGTCCTGCGCCGCCATCAGGCCCTGCCACATCGCACCGTCCGGACCGGGATAGGCGCGCGCCTTGACAGTGCAGACCGCACCGCCCTGCTGCGCGACTGCCGAGGACCCGGCGCCCAGGGCCAGGGCCAGGGCCAGCAGCGCGGCCGCTCCGGCGTTTGTCCGCAACACTCTGGCTCCTGAATGGAAGCCGGTCATGCGCATCTCGAATCTCCTTGTCGTGGTGTGAGGGAGTAAAGGGGGACAAGTGCCGAATCTAAGACGGGAGGGGACAAAAATCAAAGGAATCGGACAGGCGGAAAACTAAAACGGTGGAAATAAAAAGGGGCATGGCGAACCATGCCCCCCAAAAGATTTTTTCTGCAGTGGAAAGCTTTGTCTTAACGGCTTACTGCGCCGGGGTGGGAGGCGCCAGTTCCTTGACCCGGATGTTGGCGAAATGCACGCTCGATGTCTCGTCGTGGTTCTGCAGGCCGAAATAGCCCTTGGGCCAGCAGGTGGCAACCTTGCCGGAGGGCTGGAGCTGCCACTGGTTGACCACCTCGCCGTTGAGCTCCACGGTCGCGCTGAGGCCCTGGAACGTCAGCTTGTAGTGGTTCCACTTACCGGGGCCGAAAGAGGTGAGCTTGTCGGGGCCCTTGGCATCGTAGATCGCGCCGGTGGCGTGCTTCATCGGGTCGCCGGTCGGGGCGGCCGCACCCTCGTGCATCACGGGGTTCTTGTTCTCGACCGCGTCGTAGATCTGGATTTCGAAGCTGTCGTAGATGTACTGGTCGCTAACTGGGACATAGGGGACACGGAAGAACACGCCGGAGTTGGTCTCATGGGCGTCGCACAGGAAATCCATCTCCAGCACGAAATCGCCGTACATCTTCTCGCTGAACCACATCAGGCCCATGCCGCTGTGTGAGGTCATCACGCCGGTGGCGCGGTCGAGGTCGAAATAGCCGGGGCCGTAATGGTTCCAGCCGGCCAGGGAGTACTTGCCCTCGTCGTTCTGCTTCAGCAGGTAGGTGTACCCGTCCTCCTGCACCGGAGCGGGCGGAGGCGGAACCTTGGCCGCGGCCGGGCTGCACGAGATATTGGCCATGTTCAGCAACACGGCCAGGCCGACCGTCATCAAACCGCTGGTGAGCCTTCTCAGGAAACCAGTATGCATGGTGCTCCTCCCTTGTGGACATTGTGGAGATTGATGCCGGAAAACTGCCACAGACTTGCCTGAACCTGTCTATTGCCTGAGTTGACACTGTCCACCGTATATAATCCGCTCTCAACCGGGAGCAGTCGGCCAGGGTCATTGCGCCGCGATCTCTCCATCCGCCTGCTGCAGCCATATATTGTACAATGAGTCGGCCTGGGCCGCCTCCAGACGCTCGTCGCTGACCAGGATCCGGTAGCGGAACACGCCGGTCTCGCCCGGGGCGAGGCTGAAATTCATCGTTTCCTTACCCTGGGTGAAATCCTTCCAACCCAGCGGGTTGGCGCTGAACAAGCCGTAGCCGCGGGCGTGCCAGTGGGTGGGGAAACCCACGTTGCCCGGGTGGTCGAAAATAGCGACCGTCACCGGACGGTTCTCCAGGGCGCCGCGCAGGATACACCATTTGGCCCGGGTGCCCCAGACCTGTTTCTCCCCGACCAGGCCCTCGCTGGTGAGGTACTCGCCATCCGCGGTGTTGTCGGCCGGCGACACCTCGGTCACCCCGCCGTGCTCATCCACGTACTTGACCGGCTCGGTGGAGGGTTCCTCCAGGGCGTTGACGACCCGCAGGGCGAACATGCCCTCCTTGGTGTCCGGGAAATCCACCTTGCCCGCGGACGGGGTGAGCGTGATCAGGCGGTCGATGCAGCGCAGGCCGGGCTCGGCGCGGAAGAACAGGCGGTCGGACTCTTTGAGCACCGGCTCGCCCTCCGGGCCCAGCCACTCCAGGCTCACATCCAGACGACCCACGCCGGGGCCGGATTCCACCTTGCCGATCGAGCGCTGCACGATCACGCCGAACTTGCCTTTCGTCACGTCGCTCGAATCGCTGTGGCCCCAGAAATCGATGCCGTTCACGTTGCCGTAGTTGAACCAGGCCCCCACATGGTGCGGATGGTCCACGCGGTCGCCGGGCTGCATCTGAAGCGGGAAGCCACGGGTAACCCGGCGGCCGTCCGCCGTGATAATCGGGTACAGCGAGGGCTTGAACAGGCCCCCGCGGTAGAGCCAGGCGGTAAATTCCTTGCCGTCCACTGTCACGTTCACCTGTCCGGCTGCCGAATCGACTGCCAAGCTGACCATGTTGTTTCCCTCCGTGGCAGAGGCAGGCTGTTCGGCGCTCTTGTCACCGCCGCAGGCGGCCAGAGTCAGGATCGCGCAGACAGCCAATCCGGCCGTGGCTGACCCTCGAAAGATTGTTCTCGACAACATCGTGTTCCTCCAGGGCTGAAATGAGCAGGCGGTCCGGTGGCTTGGCAGCGGGCGCCGGGGGAGTGGCGCTCCGGTTCTCCGGAAGTGGATTCGACTGTTCCGGAACAAAAAAAATCTATGCTCTCCGGCCGGGCCTGTCAAGAAATGAGCGGGTTGGAGGTTGTAACATCGGATTAATGGACCGGGAAATCCGTCCGCGCGCATTCCGCAGCCAAAGCTGGTCAGATTGTTCCGGAGGGGGAGTGATTCAAGTTGGAAAAACTTGACACGATGTAAAATAAATCATACAATAAGAAAGAAAAAGATTACACGAGAACCCCACCGTCTGAAACAAACCAGAGAACCCATTCACCGGAGGCATGGAATGCGACCCCTGCAGAGATGGTCGGTCTACAATTTATCGGTCGTTGTTTCCGGAGT comes from bacterium and encodes:
- a CDS encoding DUF1080 domain-containing protein; protein product: MHTGFLRRLTSGLMTVGLAVLLNMANISCSPAAAKVPPPPAPVQEDGYTYLLKQNDEGKYSLAGWNHYGPGYFDLDRATGVMTSHSGMGLMWFSEKMYGDFVLEMDFLCDAHETNSGVFFRVPYVPVSDQYIYDSFEIQIYDAVENKNPVMHEGAAAPTGDPMKHATGAIYDAKGPDKLTSFGPGKWNHYKLTFQGLSATVELNGEVVNQWQLQPSGKVATCWPKGYFGLQNHDETSSVHFANIRVKELAPPTPAQ
- a CDS encoding PmoA family protein, encoding MLSRTIFRGSATAGLAVCAILTLAACGGDKSAEQPASATEGNNMVSLAVDSAAGQVNVTVDGKEFTAWLYRGGLFKPSLYPIITADGRRVTRGFPLQMQPGDRVDHPHHVGAWFNYGNVNGIDFWGHSDSSDVTKGKFGVIVQRSIGKVESGPGVGRLDVSLEWLGPEGEPVLKESDRLFFRAEPGLRCIDRLITLTPSAGKVDFPDTKEGMFALRVVNALEEPSTEPVKYVDEHGGVTEVSPADNTADGEYLTSEGLVGEKQVWGTRAKWCILRGALENRPVTVAIFDHPGNVGFPTHWHARGYGLFSANPLGWKDFTQGKETMNFSLAPGETGVFRYRILVSDERLEAAQADSLYNIWLQQADGEIAAQ